From the genome of Candidatus Babeliales bacterium, one region includes:
- the ybeY gene encoding rRNA maturation RNase YbeY: protein MITIKNEQSLISLDKAVIKKDIQELLTSLGYGDFDIGILFISDAGMHQYNKQYRDKDYVTDVLSFPMHHDLRPGKRIKPHNDDEKNLGDIIIAPAFAREGAHELQRTLQDHLRILIVHGICHLLGYDHQTDQEYEQMQAKENELLSVLSKAKNRSS from the coding sequence ATGATTACCATCAAGAATGAGCAATCACTTATATCGCTTGATAAGGCTGTCATCAAAAAAGATATACAAGAATTATTAACATCTCTTGGTTATGGCGATTTTGATATCGGCATTCTTTTTATCTCAGATGCTGGCATGCATCAATACAATAAACAATACCGAGACAAGGATTATGTCACTGATGTTCTTTCGTTTCCCATGCACCACGATCTGCGCCCTGGCAAACGTATAAAGCCACACAATGACGATGAGAAAAACCTCGGAGATATTATTATTGCACCAGCCTTTGCTCGTGAAGGCGCCCATGAGCTGCAACGGACACTCCAGGATCATCTACGCATATTGATTGTGCATGGTATCTGTCATTTGCTCGGATACGATCATCAAACAGATCAGGAATACGAACAAATGCAAGCCAAAGAGAATGAGCTACTTTCGGTATTATCGAAGGCTAAAAACAGAAGCTCGTAA
- a CDS encoding valine--tRNA ligase has product MDKKYTHLQAERAIQEQWEQEQTYSRANNPGMSYTIDTPPPTVSGTLHIGHIFSYTQTDIIARYKRMSGYSVFYPFGFDDNGLPTERYVEKKKDVYAPNMKRSDFIKLCLAETKEAEQAFEKLWRAMGLSVDWSACYSTIDDRVRKISQESFIRLYKKGFIYRKHEPALFCTTCCTSVAQAELDDKEVASHFNDIVFTSSDSKPLVVGTTRPELLPSCVALLYHPHDSRYQHLKGKRAIVPVFNFDVPIMTDEDVDPEKGTGLVMVCTFGDKTDIAWYKKYNLPFKKSVGLDGKWTQNTGILAGLRVAAARAKTIEVLKEAGALVQQKAITHSVNVHERCKKEIEYVMLTQWFLNILDHKQKFIELADTINWYPSFMKPRYINWVENISWDWCLSRQRFYGIPFPAWHCTKCNEVILADSSQLPVDPQETDAPTSCPQCKGSNITPDTDIMDTWNTSSLTPFLCKSLYENHSDVFESTSFLPMSMRPQAHDIIRTWAFYTIVKAWMHQQIIPWNDIVISGHVLSDSKEKISKSRGNVRLTPENLLATYSADAIRYWTASGSLGHDVPFSDNQLKIGGKLVTKLWNAFLFTKEHIIKTPNKKPDSLGTTNEWLLHKASATFTSYQSYLEKHEFGLALSTIERFFWHDFCDNYLEIIKHQLFNETSYDAAIVTATRWTLHHVGLRILQWYAPYLPHITETIYQKLYRTLGMPKSLHQTRFEDIQISYNYQHSANDMLHLLAVIDAVRRLKTEQQLSLKTPLKTLTLVIENQDVLPVFQQNEATLFGVTQAETITYASTGTTEMIKHDGQLFATIVVDA; this is encoded by the coding sequence ATGGATAAGAAATATACCCATTTACAAGCTGAGCGTGCCATACAGGAGCAGTGGGAACAGGAGCAGACCTATTCCCGCGCCAATAACCCAGGGATGTCCTATACCATAGACACCCCACCTCCGACAGTCTCCGGAACCCTGCATATCGGCCATATCTTCTCCTACACACAAACCGATATCATTGCACGTTATAAACGAATGTCGGGTTACTCAGTTTTTTATCCATTTGGCTTCGATGATAATGGACTTCCAACTGAGCGATATGTTGAAAAGAAAAAAGACGTATACGCTCCCAATATGAAGCGATCAGATTTTATCAAGCTCTGTCTAGCAGAAACCAAGGAAGCCGAACAGGCATTTGAAAAACTATGGCGCGCCATGGGTCTTTCAGTCGATTGGAGCGCATGTTATTCCACTATTGATGATCGAGTGCGAAAAATTTCTCAAGAATCCTTTATACGACTCTATAAAAAAGGATTTATTTACCGCAAACACGAACCTGCCTTGTTTTGCACTACATGCTGTACATCAGTTGCACAAGCAGAACTCGATGATAAAGAGGTTGCTTCACATTTCAATGATATAGTGTTTACCAGCTCAGACAGTAAGCCATTGGTTGTAGGGACTACACGGCCTGAATTGCTGCCATCATGTGTTGCGCTACTCTATCATCCACATGACAGCCGCTATCAGCATCTAAAAGGAAAGCGAGCTATTGTTCCGGTGTTCAATTTTGACGTCCCCATTATGACAGATGAAGATGTTGATCCAGAAAAAGGAACAGGATTAGTGATGGTCTGCACCTTTGGTGATAAGACTGACATTGCTTGGTACAAAAAATATAACCTCCCATTCAAAAAATCTGTTGGCCTTGATGGCAAATGGACGCAAAATACTGGCATTCTTGCAGGGCTTCGCGTTGCGGCGGCTCGAGCAAAAACAATTGAAGTGCTCAAAGAAGCGGGGGCATTGGTCCAACAGAAAGCCATCACTCATTCTGTCAATGTCCACGAGCGCTGCAAAAAAGAAATCGAATACGTCATGCTCACGCAATGGTTCCTAAATATTTTAGACCATAAACAGAAGTTTATTGAGCTCGCAGATACCATCAATTGGTATCCTTCATTTATGAAGCCACGTTATATTAATTGGGTAGAAAATATTAGTTGGGATTGGTGTCTGTCACGTCAAAGGTTCTATGGTATCCCATTCCCAGCCTGGCACTGCACCAAATGCAACGAAGTGATTCTTGCAGATAGCTCACAGCTGCCTGTAGACCCACAAGAAACCGATGCCCCGACATCATGCCCTCAGTGTAAGGGTTCCAACATTACTCCTGATACTGACATCATGGACACATGGAACACATCTTCACTAACACCGTTTTTATGTAAAAGTTTGTATGAAAATCATAGCGATGTTTTTGAATCCACGTCTTTCTTGCCAATGAGTATGCGGCCCCAAGCACATGATATCATTCGCACATGGGCATTCTATACTATCGTCAAGGCATGGATGCACCAACAAATTATACCTTGGAATGATATTGTTATTTCAGGACATGTGTTGAGTGATTCAAAAGAAAAAATCTCTAAGTCACGTGGCAATGTACGGCTTACCCCAGAAAATCTACTGGCAACCTATTCTGCTGATGCCATTCGCTATTGGACCGCATCTGGAAGCTTAGGTCACGATGTTCCATTCTCAGATAACCAATTGAAAATTGGTGGCAAGTTAGTCACCAAGTTATGGAACGCATTCTTATTTACAAAAGAACACATCATAAAAACACCTAATAAAAAACCTGACTCTCTTGGCACCACAAATGAATGGCTGCTTCACAAGGCGAGTGCAACTTTTACAAGCTACCAGTCATACCTTGAAAAACATGAGTTTGGACTTGCGTTATCTACCATTGAAAGATTTTTCTGGCATGATTTCTGCGACAACTATCTTGAGATTATCAAGCACCAATTATTCAATGAAACGAGCTACGATGCCGCAATCGTTACTGCAACCAGATGGACACTCCATCATGTTGGATTAAGAATTTTACAATGGTATGCGCCATACTTACCACACATTACTGAAACTATTTATCAAAAACTTTATAGAACCCTGGGCATGCCAAAATCCCTGCATCAAACACGGTTTGAAGACATACAAATCTCATACAACTATCAGCATAGCGCTAATGACATGTTACATCTGCTTGCCGTAATTGATGCGGTCAGGCGGCTAAAAACAGAACAGCAACTTTCATTAAAAACTCCACTCAAGACATTAACCTTAGTAATAGAAAATCAAGATGTTCTCCCTGTGTTCCAACAGAATGAAGCAACGCTCTTCGGAGTTACTCAAGCGGAAACTATTACATACGCATCTACTGGTACTACTGAAATGATAAAGCATGATGGTCAATTATTTGCAACCATTGTGGTGGATGCATGA
- a CDS encoding tetratricopeptide repeat protein, with protein MSRKESLASRLTLYHWLVPIIGLVIAGIITYYPSLHYPFQFDDDANIKKFYQIRELNLYNQFFAGARWIGLWLNSVNFGMGGENPYYFRIFNVIIHIISSILVFLFAVLGLSNLKASSFFKKNAFLIALVTSILFLLHPTQTQTVSYVIQGRMEGVAGLLVVGMAVTFLARCYVQNGIMRWLLTGLLFALAAFSTGAKESTIISPLLIIATDWFFVAQGNWMSFKKRLWIHAIVFSIVIYWFVYYLRPKFFTDIATLQTHADNNVGNMITTERTDKIYPLHYFISEFKVILHYLWIFVWPFNISVDYDWMLVDNFFAPDCIGPFLILLIIGAFILYLLYRNKANVIAFGLIWFFISILPRASIIPTPELLADYKTYLGSVGWLLLIAAGIVFVIKKIGHFSERQFAKPSFLAVIASCLALPLSFATLERNKVWRTKEEFWGAILKVAPKRARAYNNFGVALADQNKFAEAVPYFKKAYKMDHLYSDPLNNLAVSYSHLGRMDAAIDTLRQSLEINPSYPEGYNNLGSFFIKQKRYPEAINALEGAFRVRPHYGKAYYNQGRAYKFWAQTVSDKGQQKELFEKAYDSFRKACTEADFDLNIFGWNEYAIMAMILDRKEEVSHILRHILTFKAPANEGVISIKTQAALNLGNYHFSKQEYFEAKQCYAMLLSLQPNHALGYNNLAECHFNLNEITEALECFEKAKSLEEKLQHIDLRIAACHTKTGNYQQARFILNRALNHRELPAELKQIARNALIELDRMA; from the coding sequence ATGAGTAGAAAAGAATCATTGGCATCCAGACTGACACTCTATCACTGGTTAGTACCTATCATAGGTTTAGTTATCGCAGGCATCATTACTTATTACCCATCACTTCACTATCCATTCCAATTTGATGATGACGCAAACATAAAAAAATTCTATCAAATACGTGAACTCAATCTTTATAACCAATTTTTCGCTGGTGCCCGCTGGATTGGTCTATGGCTCAACTCTGTGAATTTTGGAATGGGTGGAGAGAACCCGTACTACTTTAGGATCTTCAATGTTATCATCCATATCATAAGTTCCATCCTCGTATTTTTGTTTGCAGTCCTTGGGCTCTCTAATCTCAAAGCATCATCATTTTTCAAAAAAAACGCATTCCTTATTGCACTTGTTACAAGCATTTTATTTCTCTTGCACCCTACTCAAACACAAACTGTTTCATATGTGATTCAAGGCCGCATGGAAGGTGTCGCAGGGCTACTAGTTGTCGGAATGGCCGTAACATTTTTAGCACGTTGCTATGTACAAAATGGAATCATGAGGTGGTTATTAACTGGCCTTTTATTTGCTCTTGCAGCATTCTCAACAGGCGCCAAGGAATCCACCATCATTTCGCCGCTCCTGATCATCGCTACTGATTGGTTTTTTGTTGCTCAAGGCAATTGGATGTCATTCAAAAAACGTTTATGGATTCATGCCATTGTCTTTAGCATCGTAATCTATTGGTTTGTCTATTATCTACGACCGAAATTCTTTACCGATATTGCAACCCTTCAAACACATGCAGATAATAATGTTGGAAACATGATTACCACAGAGCGAACAGACAAAATCTATCCGCTGCATTATTTCATTTCAGAATTCAAAGTAATCCTTCATTATCTCTGGATCTTTGTGTGGCCATTCAATATTAGTGTTGATTACGATTGGATGCTTGTTGATAACTTCTTTGCGCCAGACTGTATTGGACCATTTTTAATCCTGCTGATTATCGGGGCCTTTATTCTTTATCTTCTCTATCGCAATAAGGCGAATGTTATTGCATTTGGCTTAATTTGGTTCTTTATCAGTATCCTACCCCGCGCAAGTATTATTCCAACACCAGAACTTCTAGCCGATTATAAAACATATCTTGGATCTGTTGGTTGGCTTTTACTTATAGCAGCCGGAATTGTATTCGTTATCAAAAAAATTGGCCACTTTTCAGAAAGACAATTTGCAAAGCCATCGTTCCTGGCCGTCATCGCATCATGCCTTGCATTGCCGCTAAGTTTTGCAACATTAGAGCGTAATAAAGTCTGGCGAACCAAAGAAGAATTTTGGGGAGCTATTTTGAAGGTCGCGCCAAAACGAGCCCGTGCATATAATAATTTTGGAGTTGCCCTCGCAGACCAGAATAAGTTTGCAGAAGCAGTTCCTTATTTCAAAAAAGCATACAAAATGGATCACTTATATTCTGACCCACTCAATAATCTTGCCGTTTCCTACTCTCATCTAGGACGCATGGATGCAGCAATTGACACATTACGGCAAAGCTTGGAAATAAATCCATCTTACCCAGAAGGGTACAATAATCTCGGTTCATTTTTCATTAAACAAAAGCGATATCCTGAAGCAATTAATGCATTAGAAGGAGCCTTTAGAGTTCGACCACATTATGGAAAGGCTTATTATAATCAGGGACGTGCATATAAATTTTGGGCACAAACCGTCTCTGACAAAGGCCAACAAAAAGAGCTCTTTGAAAAAGCATATGACTCATTCAGAAAAGCGTGTACCGAAGCAGATTTTGACCTAAATATTTTTGGATGGAATGAATACGCTATCATGGCTATGATTCTTGATCGCAAAGAAGAAGTCTCACATATTTTACGTCACATTCTCACATTCAAAGCTCCCGCGAATGAGGGCGTCATTTCAATCAAAACCCAAGCAGCTCTCAATCTTGGCAATTATCACTTTTCAAAGCAGGAGTATTTTGAAGCAAAACAATGCTATGCAATGCTCTTATCGTTACAACCAAACCATGCGCTCGGATACAACAATCTTGCAGAATGTCATTTTAATCTTAATGAAATCACTGAGGCGCTTGAATGCTTCGAGAAAGCGAAATCTTTGGAGGAAAAGCTCCAGCATATTGATCTAAGAATTGCAGCATGCCATACCAAAACTGGTAACTACCAGCAAGCCCGATTTATTCTCAACCGAGCATTGAATCATCGCGAATTACCTGCAGAACTTAAACAAATTGCTCGGAATGCCTTAATAGAACTAGATCGTATGGCCTAG
- a CDS encoding tyrosine--tRNA ligase — protein MKALEIIKKNAVQILPEQELEKKLKSQKKLKIKLGMDPTAPDLHLGHAVVLRKMREFQDLGHDVIFLVGDFTARIGDPTGRSKTRPPLTEEEIKKNTQTYFEQVKKILNPSTVTIRHNSEWLDLLPIKEMVKLCAKVTLARLTEREDFATRIVSQTPIGFHELLYPLFQGYDSVALKSDVELGGTDQTFNLLMGRFLQEQYGQEPQVILTMPLLRGLDGINKMSKSLGNAVGIDEPADQAYGKLMSISDELMWHYFGLLLNKTSQEIESMKHTVVDGSRHPMDLKKQMAHGIIEAFWSKKDADAAQEQFEAVFQKRDYSKAQQVAFARGTDNPLWIIDFLRLFGAITTSSEGRRLIQAGAVSIDGEVIKDFKAQVFWRSGMHVKAGKHKIYTIK, from the coding sequence ATGAAGGCTTTAGAAATTATAAAAAAGAATGCAGTGCAGATTTTGCCTGAGCAGGAATTAGAAAAAAAACTTAAAAGCCAAAAAAAGCTTAAAATTAAATTGGGTATGGATCCAACGGCTCCAGATCTTCATCTTGGACATGCGGTGGTATTGCGTAAGATGCGTGAATTTCAAGACCTTGGGCATGATGTGATTTTTTTGGTCGGCGACTTTACGGCACGGATTGGTGATCCAACCGGTCGTTCCAAAACACGTCCACCATTAACCGAAGAGGAGATCAAAAAAAATACACAAACATATTTTGAGCAGGTCAAAAAAATTCTTAATCCTAGTACGGTAACTATTCGTCATAATTCTGAATGGCTTGATCTTCTTCCAATAAAGGAAATGGTCAAACTATGTGCGAAAGTTACGCTTGCGCGACTTACCGAACGTGAAGATTTTGCGACACGTATCGTGAGCCAAACACCCATTGGATTTCACGAACTTTTATATCCACTTTTTCAGGGATATGACTCTGTTGCCTTAAAATCTGATGTTGAGTTGGGCGGCACGGACCAAACGTTTAATCTACTGATGGGTCGGTTTTTACAAGAGCAATATGGGCAAGAGCCCCAGGTAATTCTTACTATGCCACTCCTTCGTGGGCTTGATGGTATAAATAAGATGTCTAAATCACTGGGGAATGCCGTGGGGATTGATGAACCTGCAGACCAGGCATATGGCAAATTAATGTCGATCTCAGATGAGCTTATGTGGCATTATTTTGGACTGCTGCTTAATAAAACATCTCAGGAGATCGAGAGTATGAAACATACAGTTGTGGATGGTTCACGTCATCCTATGGATCTCAAAAAACAGATGGCGCACGGTATCATTGAAGCGTTTTGGTCCAAAAAAGATGCCGATGCTGCACAAGAGCAGTTTGAGGCTGTCTTTCAAAAACGGGATTATTCAAAGGCGCAACAAGTGGCTTTTGCTCGAGGAACAGACAACCCCTTGTGGATTATTGATTTTCTCCGTCTTTTTGGCGCAATTACTACATCTTCAGAAGGGCGACGACTTATCCAAGCAGGTGCTGTTTCTATCGATGGTGAGGTGATCAAAGATTTCAAGGCACAGGTTTTCTGGAGATCTGGCATGCATGTGAAGGCTGGAAAACATAAGATTTATACGATCAAATAA
- a CDS encoding ABC transporter ATP-binding protein gives MSQDFLRLHNLKKYYYANGRVTKALDGVSFSIGAGEIMSLLGVNGAGKTTLSALLITLTRPTDGDITCNGVSIYKDIPAFRKLVGFCPQKPNLNEDLTIEQLLWFSGKYYGLPEARLKERMEHLLDAYSLQPYRTSKPDVLSGGYARRVLIARALIHDPKLLVLDEPTVGLDPHIRHQLWENIRDLKKQGVSVLLTTHYLDEADVLSDRVCILDKGKLKLIDTPSNLKAMHNKSTLESLFITLMNEEPKD, from the coding sequence ATGTCACAGGATTTTTTGCGTTTGCATAATCTCAAAAAGTATTACTACGCCAATGGGCGCGTTACTAAGGCACTTGATGGTGTATCATTTTCCATCGGAGCTGGCGAGATTATGTCGTTGCTCGGTGTAAACGGTGCGGGCAAAACAACGCTTTCTGCATTACTCATTACATTGACTCGACCAACGGACGGGGATATAACGTGCAATGGGGTTTCTATCTACAAAGATATTCCCGCGTTTCGCAAACTAGTTGGTTTTTGTCCGCAAAAGCCCAATCTTAATGAAGACTTAACAATAGAACAGTTACTCTGGTTCTCCGGAAAATATTATGGACTTCCTGAGGCAAGGTTGAAGGAACGCATGGAGCATTTGCTTGATGCGTATTCGTTGCAACCATATCGCACATCAAAACCTGACGTATTGTCAGGGGGTTATGCGCGGCGGGTGCTTATTGCACGCGCCTTGATTCACGATCCCAAGCTTCTTGTTCTCGATGAGCCGACCGTTGGGCTTGATCCTCATATTCGACACCAGCTCTGGGAAAATATTCGTGATCTCAAAAAACAGGGAGTTTCTGTTTTGTTAACGACGCACTACCTAGATGAGGCAGATGTGCTTTCAGATCGTGTATGTATTTTGGATAAGGGCAAGTTAAAGCTTATTGACACCCCAAGTAACCTGAAAGCAATGCATAACAAGAGTACGCTTGAATCATTATTTATAACTCTCATGAATGAAGAACCTAAGGATTAG
- a CDS encoding deoxynucleoside kinase, with protein MYIVEGNIGAGKSTFLNLLAEHLPYVSVTLEPRQSWQSDSHGESILAYFYKNPHRWAYTMETFAMACRVQEHMKEQVHPSPYHIAERSIYSGHYCFALNGYETGLMTSMEWDIYNQWFHFLVKNKCTTPQGFIYLKTDPTTSLERTTKRGRSSETTIPLKYLEQIHDCHERFLIKKENVLPELKETPVLVLECNEEFEAHPSIMKAHAKKVAAFIDEIERLHKKIIQQKHQISTVW; from the coding sequence ATGTACATAGTGGAAGGTAACATCGGAGCGGGAAAATCCACCTTTTTAAATCTTCTTGCCGAGCATCTTCCGTACGTCTCTGTCACACTGGAACCGCGACAAAGCTGGCAAAGCGACTCTCACGGCGAATCGATTCTCGCATATTTCTACAAAAATCCACACCGTTGGGCTTATACAATGGAAACCTTTGCGATGGCCTGCCGTGTCCAAGAGCACATGAAAGAACAGGTACATCCATCCCCATACCATATTGCAGAGCGTTCAATCTATTCTGGGCACTATTGTTTTGCCCTCAATGGCTATGAAACAGGACTGATGACCAGCATGGAATGGGATATCTATAATCAATGGTTCCATTTTTTAGTCAAGAACAAGTGCACCACTCCACAAGGATTTATCTACCTCAAGACAGATCCCACAACATCACTTGAGCGAACAACAAAACGAGGTCGAAGCTCAGAAACAACTATTCCGCTTAAATACCTTGAACAAATCCATGATTGCCATGAGCGATTTCTCATTAAAAAAGAGAATGTACTTCCCGAGCTTAAAGAAACCCCTGTATTAGTTTTGGAATGCAACGAAGAATTCGAAGCGCACCCTTCCATCATGAAGGCACACGCGAAAAAGGTCGCTGCATTTATCGATGAAATTGAGAGACTCCACAAGAAAATAATCCAACAAAAACATCAAATTAGTACAGTTTGGTAA
- the speE gene encoding polyamine aminopropyltransferase → MRKIAVYMLYFVAVSSRIFPIQETLLTIPSSENTLWHIQRSGNEKQTIFMENFELTRGATLAIEIEGDGPLEKVVSPFQTIEVYQTKPFGKMLVNDGVIMLTQYDNYAYHEMIAHVPLMSHPYPKRVLIVGGGDGGTLKEVLKHGCVEEVVLCEIDEEVINICKRHFPELTKAYNDPRVTIVIDDAAAYVATKKDYFDVICVDSTDPIGPGIVLFEVPFYENMRDALTEDGIAVAQGESMYYHRDAIKGWVDRNKSIFPISLYYYTVMPTYPSGTIGFLFCSKKYRPLEYTCEDWFEQRVKALPDLHYYTEDVHAASFMLLNAMSNVQKVDDLDILDIEWD, encoded by the coding sequence ATGAGAAAAATTGCAGTCTACATGCTTTATTTTGTGGCAGTATCTAGTCGGATTTTTCCCATACAAGAAACCCTTTTAACGATACCTTCAAGTGAAAACACATTGTGGCATATACAGAGGTCTGGAAACGAAAAGCAGACGATCTTTATGGAAAATTTTGAGCTTACGCGAGGTGCGACGCTTGCTATTGAGATTGAGGGAGATGGTCCGCTAGAAAAAGTGGTCTCACCCTTTCAGACCATTGAGGTGTACCAAACAAAGCCATTCGGGAAAATGCTCGTCAATGATGGCGTTATCATGCTGACCCAGTACGATAACTATGCCTACCATGAAATGATTGCGCACGTGCCGCTGATGTCACATCCTTACCCTAAAAGAGTATTGATTGTTGGTGGTGGAGACGGTGGAACATTGAAAGAGGTATTGAAGCATGGGTGTGTTGAAGAAGTTGTATTATGCGAGATTGATGAAGAAGTGATCAATATCTGTAAACGTCATTTTCCCGAATTGACCAAAGCATATAATGATCCTCGAGTCACCATTGTTATCGATGATGCGGCTGCGTATGTTGCAACAAAAAAGGACTACTTTGATGTGATCTGTGTTGATTCAACTGATCCGATTGGCCCAGGCATTGTTTTATTTGAAGTTCCTTTCTATGAAAACATGAGAGATGCCTTGACTGAAGATGGTATTGCTGTTGCACAGGGAGAATCAATGTATTATCACCGTGACGCCATTAAAGGCTGGGTAGATCGTAATAAATCTATTTTTCCCATATCACTGTACTACTACACTGTGATGCCGACCTATCCAAGTGGTACCATTGGATTCCTGTTCTGTTCCAAGAAATATCGTCCATTGGAGTATACATGCGAAGATTGGTTTGAGCAGCGAGTTAAAGCATTGCCTGATTTACATTACTATACAGAAGATGTGCATGCGGCATCGTTTATGCTTTTGAATGCTATGTCCAATGTCCAAAAAGTCGATGATCTTGATATCCTTGATATCGAATGGGATTAA
- a CDS encoding Hsp20/alpha crystallin family protein gives MNLRHAFVATLLIVQLGVLNAKNATIHDALLEEFDRVHHEFEELNKRFDVFFDNRWDSFFDAFSDHESQATMKLETKDGSLIASLVLPNFDPDHFKLSIERNMLKLSARSSARDDHAETARAYEFIRSLPHEVDAARTIASYKDGILIITMPLVKQGPTTIAIATEESKTAVDEATKAVTQEYEKELIQGDKTELPL, from the coding sequence ATGAATCTACGACACGCTTTTGTAGCAACGTTACTTATCGTTCAGTTAGGAGTGCTTAATGCAAAAAATGCTACCATACACGACGCACTTTTAGAGGAGTTCGATAGAGTTCATCACGAATTCGAAGAGCTCAATAAGCGCTTCGATGTTTTTTTCGATAATCGTTGGGATAGTTTTTTTGATGCATTCTCAGATCATGAATCACAAGCAACAATGAAACTGGAAACAAAGGATGGAAGCCTAATAGCTTCCCTTGTCCTTCCTAACTTTGATCCTGATCATTTTAAACTCAGTATCGAGCGCAACATGTTAAAATTGTCAGCCCGTAGTTCAGCGCGTGATGACCATGCAGAAACTGCGCGCGCGTACGAGTTTATTCGCTCACTTCCACATGAAGTTGATGCCGCCAGAACAATTGCTTCGTATAAGGATGGTATCCTTATCATCACAATGCCACTGGTCAAACAAGGCCCAACTACCATCGCAATCGCTACAGAGGAATCAAAGACAGCAGTAGATGAAGCAACTAAGGCAGTAACGCAAGAGTATGAAAAGGAACTCATACAAGGCGACAAAACAGAATTGCCACTGTAA
- the rlmB gene encoding 23S rRNA (guanosine(2251)-2'-O)-methyltransferase RlmB: MTKKRVELQTELLYGLHPVHEVLLARRRKLVRLYTTKPEPKGFAQIKKLIQNQRVPIQYVPRATLASMAQTTDHQGVVAYAAPYPFRKKPFDTQKHPFLIMLDGIQDPRNLGAILRSAYCIGVDGAMVTQKQSAPLNAVALKSSAGLAERLEIMMVPSAQAAVHLLKESGYSLYLATTDKAHNALEVSYAKPLCVVIGSEGQGITTAILHEGERIQLPQVADDVSYNASVAAGILLFLIRHRI, encoded by the coding sequence ATGACCAAAAAGCGAGTAGAGCTACAAACTGAGTTACTATATGGGCTCCATCCTGTTCATGAGGTGCTTCTTGCCAGGCGGCGCAAACTGGTCAGACTCTACACGACGAAACCTGAGCCAAAGGGCTTTGCTCAGATAAAAAAACTTATTCAAAATCAACGGGTTCCTATCCAATATGTCCCCCGAGCAACCTTAGCCTCGATGGCACAAACAACAGATCATCAAGGTGTAGTTGCATATGCTGCTCCATATCCATTTAGGAAAAAACCATTTGATACACAAAAGCATCCCTTTTTAATCATGCTTGATGGCATTCAAGATCCACGGAATCTTGGAGCGATTCTTCGTTCTGCGTATTGCATTGGAGTTGATGGTGCCATGGTAACACAAAAACAATCCGCGCCACTCAATGCGGTGGCCCTTAAATCATCAGCAGGGCTTGCTGAGCGTCTTGAGATTATGATGGTGCCATCAGCGCAGGCGGCTGTGCATCTTTTAAAAGAATCTGGTTATTCATTGTACTTGGCGACGACGGATAAAGCTCACAATGCTCTTGAAGTTTCTTATGCAAAACCTTTGTGTGTTGTCATTGGAAGTGAGGGACAAGGAATAACGACCGCCATCTTACATGAAGGCGAGCGCATTCAGTTGCCTCAGGTCGCAGACGATGTGTCATACAACGCATCAGTCGCTGCAGGGATCCTTCTCTTTCTTATTCGTCATCGCATATAG